Genomic segment of Arachis hypogaea cultivar Tifrunner chromosome 11, arahy.Tifrunner.gnm2.J5K5, whole genome shotgun sequence:
AGGTTTCAAACTTGCAATGCAATCAAAAAATTAAGAGCTGTTTATatttgcttcttcttttggaACTTGAAAAATCTCTATAAAAGACCAGCTTGATGCAATTTGGGCTAAGGCCTGTCGTCCATTGTTACTATGTGGGTAGATTTTCCAGTTCCCACAAGGGCAAGGAGCTTGAACTTTCTTATTCATTATTTTTGCTAAATACTTGTATCTCAGGTTTTGTTTTTATCCAACTCCATAGTAAGACTATAATTTCTGTCCAACTTATTTGTCGTTGTACAATCTGCTGCCCTCTAACATAGTGTATATAGGGAGACAAATGTTGTGTTTGTTGTGACGCTGAAGATGGTATTGTCAAATGTGCATCATATATTCAATCACAAATGGACTTCAGGGCTGTAAGCTGATTTTCAGGGTGTATCTTCTAGATTTTGTTCCTCATCCATGTTGTATTTAGGGAGAAACGAGATTCCATTTCAGTATTTGGTCATCTAGAGCAAACTTTAGAGCCTCAAGTATGGAAGCTTTACATTGTGAAGATTTTGCTGAGATCTTTGTCAAGTTACTTTGTTAGACCTAGTttcttttgaaaatgattttctaaCTCTGATGCCCTTCTGCTTATTTTCAGATTATGGCCCCTTCCAAAAAATCCAAAAGTGTAAATAAGAGGTTTCCTAATGTTCGTGAAGCTGCTTCGAGTAAAGAGAAAAATGCAGAAAATGCTAGCAAGAATAAGCAGAAGGCAAGTCCTGGCGCTCAGAAGGTGAATGTTTCATAACTTCTTTGGAAATAACTTCTTTTCTTACACATGTATGCAATTAAAAGAAGGGAAAGAATTTTCCCCATTACTTATTGTTCATTTTGTCCCTTTGACCAAAATTCAAAAAGTTTGGTGCAATTGGTTGGgcaatatgaattttattttcatatttataattgtttcaaattttgatGATATGCAGAAGAGAAAATTGGCTGACATGTTAGGGCCACAATGGAGCAAGGAGGAACTTGAGCATTTCTATGAAGCTTACCGTAAATATGGAAAAGACTGGAAGAAGGTTAGTTATATTTTTTAGTCCTACATAATGGCTAAAAGTTAACTCTCATCATCAGGTTTTTTATCTACTATGAATGACCATGTATCTAGAAAGCACTGTTGCTTAAAACTCCATGGGAAGTTGGAGGATCAAGGCTGTTTTGTGAATGTATCTTTGATGCATGACAATTTCCCTGTGCATTGTTATTAGTGAAAATATCCTTCAGTGACAGTTATACCATGTTTACAGGTTTCTCTTGCAGTACGTAATAGATCCGTGGAAATGGTAGAAGCTTTGTACACAATGAACAGGGTAAATGCTGCATAAGTTTGAACATCGcaattattttattcatattaCTGAGTTGGATACTCCATTTATTCACTATTCatgaagaaaaaaattgtaaaacacgtgtagaggtcttaaAGTGATTTTAGCAATTTTGTATTCTTATACTTTTAAATACCACCTTTGTAAGCCATTAGGAGTGATCTAGTACTCTAGTGGTAACAGGGTTAGGTAGTATACATGAAGCGAGGGATTCAAACCTCATTGCCATGGATGACAAAAAATATACTACTTATGGTGTTGTTTTTGTATCATCTGGTATACACCATGATTGTTGTCATTTGGTTAAGGGTTACATTTCTAGTAGAATGGATATTAGTAAGAGTGGCCTATTGTTTGTAAAACATGTTATTCTTTGGGTTTATTTTTAGGCATACTTATCTCTTCCAGAGGGCACTGCTTCTGTTGTTGGACTGATAGCAATGATGACGGATCATTATAGTGTACTGGTAAGAATAAATTTAAACTTTTGGCACATTTTCTTTAACATTTACACTGGCATTCCTATTTTTGCTACATTACCGTCCAATTGCAAGTTGTTTTCCCGTCCAGCTGTGATATTAAAGATTCCCCTCCTGTTACATTCTTTTGGTTTGAATTAGTATTACAATTTGTAACAGAACCAACTTATGGAAATTTAGTTATAAGAAATGAAAATATGTGTAATTTCATTGTCAGGGAGGAAGTGACAGTGAAAAGGAGAGCAATGAAGATGCAGAAGTATCTAAAAGGTCTCAAAAACGTTTGCGAAGAAAACAAATGAATGACCATAAAACATTAGAGGGACCCTTTTCAGATCATTCTCAATCACAATCTGTTGCATCAGGTGATGGTTGCTTGTTGCTGTTGAAGACTAGGAATTCTGGTGGGTTAATTTGTCAAGCACATGCCaatgttattttctctttattgtatttaatttacATGTGTttccttttttaaaaaaactcaTTAATTGTTGCATTAAGGGATTATTGTTACTtatctttggaatttttttttagaaaaaaatatatctagATTTCTCTTGAATAAAATCCGTAATGATCTTACCATTTTATTTTTTGAGATTGTTTCAGGGCTTACTCCTCATGCTGTCAGAAAACGGACTCCTCGAGTACCTATTTCACATTCCATTGGTAAAGATAATGCAGAGAAGTTATTTTCATCTGCCAGACAGGGGCGCAAACAAATGGTTGATACTAATGATGTTACTCATAAGATTGCATTAGCATTGGCCGAGGCTTCACAAAGAGGTGGCTCCTCAAAAATTTCTGCGTCTCCAAACAAGAGAGCAGCGCCATCGCCTAGTAAGAAAAGTGGGAAGAAGGTAACAAGTTACTCCTATGACGACTTCAGTGGTCTTTTGTTATTTCTCTCAGAAAACTTAGTCTAGGTAGTTATGGTTGTACACAGGTTAAATCAGAAATAGCTGGATCCAAGTTTTGCAGTTCTGATTTGGATGGGGGTAGCTCTGAATTGAGTTTAGGAAGCACAGAAGGAGACAATGGAGATTATTCTAGAAAAACAGTTAATTGGATAAGTAGGGAAAATACTGGAAAAGGAAGGAATCGAGAAAAGAGAGTAAAACACACTGGGAACAATTTAGAACCTGAGGAAAATTTAAACATGCATTTGGATGAGATAAAGGAAGCCTCAAGTGGGACAGATGAtggtaaaaatctgaattttatcaAATCGAATTTTAGCACTGATTTTGCAAATGCAAAGAATCCAAGTCCCTCTTCTTACAAGGGTTCAAAGAAGAGAAGTAAAAAACTACAGGTTGAGAAAGGTAGAAAGTTAACTCTCTTCATCTAATTAATAATTTGTATTGTTTCCTACTTTATAACCAAGGGGGTTTTTgtttcaaatttgaaaaaaaaaagatttacgACTTAAGTATTTAGcatatccttttcttttttccttttaccATTTCATGGACTTCAACTTTGTAAAATGAAGTACAGAAGTTACTAAGTTACTAATGCATCCATATCCCTTTCCCACTTCTCTTTTGTAGATGAAGCTTCGGCTTTTGATGCTCTGAAAACTTTGGCTGATCTGTCTTTGATGATGCCTGTTACGAATGCTGACAGTGGTAAGACATCTTAAGATTTCTGACATTTTAATCTAATTCCATTTATAATTTTCCTTCTCCCATAAGTCATTCGGAACAAACAATTAACTTGCATTGACATGAAACTGGTTATATACCCCAGTCCTGATCCTCCCTTGTGATGCACAATTCTCGGAGTTTCCAATAACCTTGCCCGATATTAAATGGTCTCTCTAGCCATTTGGTTTGATTTCCAGACACTAGATaccaatttaaatttgaaaagactTCTTTTCATGGGAGTTCACAAATAAAGATCTCATCTGCCACCAGAAGAGTCTTGCAAACAAAGATTTTCTGTCACCTTACTGATTACAGTAACTAGTTTTCTCTCATCCTGCTTGCTATTTTTCGAACCAACTATCCTATCATTCTAATTCAAGACCACTTCTGGCTTTTCAGCAATCAATCTCTTCCCATGAGAAATTTCTCTCAGAATGTATCATCCATGCTCAACTGTTGGTCTGTTGAAATATATGGCATAAAATCTTTTCATGTTCTATTATTTTTGGCCTCAGAGTCATCAGCACAGGTCAGAGAAGGAAACCATGATGTTGAGGAGTCTAAAGTGAAAATGCATAAGGCAACTAAGATTGAAAGAACTGCTTCAAGTGCATTAGGCAAGATCTTCTCTGATGGAGCTGCTATTCCTGAAGGGGAGGGTGTGTACCAGCTTAATGCAGGAATCAGGAAAAGGAAACAGAAATCTTTTAGCCTAAACGTGTGAACTTAATTTCCGGAATTCAGTTTCAAAATTTATGGTTTCTGACTTTCTCTGTATTTTGTGTATGTTTATATATATGGTATGCACTAAGAAGTAACTTGTTTGATGCAGAATGATGAAACACATACTGATTCTCACCTCAGTGGCTCCCAGAAAACCAAGGTACATAGTTATTAGTTAATATTATACCATTGTCAAGACTTTGCCCAAATGCTTAAGATGTTAGGTGAGTGGTTTTATTACATCTTAAAAGTCTCTCATAGTTCACACACTGTATTCTACACACATGTATTCTTTTCCATTTTGCTTCTGAAGTTTTCATTTCTGTATTTCATTTTGTATAAATCTATGAAATTTCCTTGATCTCCCAAAACTGTCCTCTCTACCATTTTCATGTATCTACTTATCATACCCGAACATTATCTTCATTATAGGATACTGATGAGGTCAAGAAATCAATGGTTAAAGGTAAGCGATCATCTGTTTCTACAACATATCCAAGACAACCAAAGTTAGTTAAATCCCCGGGAAAGATGTCTTCAAGTGGTAATGACAAAAGAGAAGGGGATGATTCAACTTCATCTCCCATAAAGGTTTCATCTGCTAACCAAGTCGGTCAAGTAAACAAAGGAAGGCCTAGAAGAAAAATGGGAAAACCAAAACCAATGGTAGAAGGAGATCCAGTGTTGTCTGGAAATATTTTCAGTAGTCAGCATAATAAATCCTGTGCTTCGGTCCAGAATAGTTCCTCTAGCCCCAAGGTTAATTATATTCCTTTTTATACAATGGTACTAATTGATTCATAATCTTTAATTAGGAAAGATGCcaatttattttgtattattgtaGGGAAAGCTTATTAACTGCCTGTCTTCACATCAAGCACGGAGATGGTGCACTTTTGAATGGTTTTATAGTGCCATCGATTACCCATGGTTTTCAAAGAGGGAGTTCGTGGAGTACTTGGACCATGTTGGACTGGGTCATGTTCCTAGATTGACTCGTATTGAGTGGGGAGTCATTAGAAGGTATTTGATATGAAATGCTTACATGTAATTCTTCCAATGCATCATGACAATGTCGTGATTGACAATATATTACAGCATATATATCCAAGTGGCCAAGATTTCAATGTGTGCGCTAGTGCTACATCAACCTTCTCGCATGATGAAGCATAATTGGGATATAAAACCATTCATTTGGGTTAATTTTGTTTCTGGAAATGTACTTAATCATCATGCTACTTTTATGCAGTTCCCTTGGCAAACCGCGGAGATTTTCAGAGCAATTTTTGATAGAAGAAAAACAGAAGCTTAATCAATACCGAGAATCTGTTAGATCACATTATGCTGAAGTTCTTGCTGGTACCAAGGAAGGCCTTCCTACTGATTTGGCTCGGCCATTAATTGTTGGCCAGCGAGTTATTGCTATTCATCCGAAGACAAGAGAGATTCATAATGGAAGTATACTAACTGTTGACCATTGTCGGTGTCTGGTTCAGTTTGACCAGCGTGAACTCGGGGCTGAATTTGTTATggtatgttttcttctttttgatgGTAGAAGCCTTGTGCATCAGACTGCCTTTAttcttattgttattattaaaatCCATGATTATATTATCATGGATGGGCATTTTGTTGCATTGGATAAGGTGTTTAAAAGATGCTTCTGTAAATAGCCAAGAGCCAAAGATGTGAAATTGATTGCTCACAGTAGATCCAGTTATATGGCATGTATGAAAGATGTGATTGGAGATCAAACTTAATTAGACTCTTGATTTGACTGTAGGATCACATGATATTCTAGTCATATCAGATAGCAAACGATCCAATACATATGCAAAATCTTTTTGGCTTAAGACTGTTATAGAGTCTAATTCTATTGTTTTTTTGGGGGGGGctaatgaaaaatcaaaatgaaGGTTTTTCTGTATTGTTTTTTCCATGCAAGGTAAACTCTTAAATCTATAAACCCCCTTAACATGCTCAATTAGATGTGTTCCTTTCTCCCTAATGCTTTGTCCAAGGAATTGTCGTGTGTACCACTGGAGCAAGTTAGGGATACTATAACCCATGTGTACCACTGGAGCAAGTTAGGAGATACTTAGGTTGATTTATTACAAGCTTCACTGAAAAAAATGAAAGGAGGTCATGGGCAGTGGTAGT
This window contains:
- the LOC112723059 gene encoding protein ALWAYS EARLY 3 isoform X2 is translated as MPSNSFCSQHQQLQLLLPSSSLVSIICFLSVTLDFIFFLKIPIRSLHRITVTPSIRNFSSLRSIMAPSKKSKSVNKRFPNVREAASSKEKNAENASKNKQKASPGAQKKRKLADMLGPQWSKEELEHFYEAYRKYGKDWKKVSLAVRNRSVEMVEALYTMNRAYLSLPEGTASVVGLIAMMTDHYSVLGGSDSEKESNEDAEVSKRSQKRLRRKQMNDHKTLEGPFSDHSQSQSVASGDGCLLLLKTRNSGLTPHAVRKRTPRVPISHSIGKDNAEKLFSSARQGRKQMVDTNDVTHKIALALAEASQRGGSSKISASPNKRAAPSPSKKSGKKVKSEIAGSKFCSSDLDGGSSELSLGSTEGDNGDYSRKTVNWISRENTGKGRNREKRVKHTGNNLEPEENLNMHLDEIKEASSGTDDGKNLNFIKSNFSTDFANAKNPSPSSYKGSKKRSKKLQVEKDEASAFDALKTLADLSLMMPVTNADSESSAQVREGNHDVEESKVKMHKATKIERTASSALGKIFSDGAAIPEGEGVYQLNAGIRKRKQKSFSLNNDETHTDSHLSGSQKTKDTDEVKKSMVKGKRSSVSTTYPRQPKLVKSPGKMSSSGNDKREGDDSTSSPIKVSSANQVGQVNKGRPRRKMGKPKPMVEGDPVLSGNIFSSQHNKSCASVQNSSSSPKGKLINCLSSHQARRWCTFEWFYSAIDYPWFSKREFVEYLDHVGLGHVPRLTRIEWGVIRSSLGKPRRFSEQFLIEEKQKLNQYRESVRSHYAEVLAGTKEGLPTDLARPLIVGQRVIAIHPKTREIHNGSILTVDHCRCLVQFDQRELGAEFVMDIDCMPMYPFENMPTSMARHNIAHCRINETFNDLRLNGKLKQEIIADHTILSPSENIDTTKGLHILPTKHGSSTLSNQGVSPNSKSQVKAMCNQICNAQQAPSLQPLPFEHVHSKEADISAISELTRALDKKVMNDGVSESQKYGDNSLKDSEPFKRSYASLIKHLTEVNEQVSSALFRLRQRNTYQGSTTELSLKPIANYDDPGGQASSSNCSACHNQESIPLGHIAEIVESSRRKARAMVVQATQAMSIFMKTDSKVEKIEDAINFINNQLSVDDPAAPATNSLPADSIHVTLASQDQLTGNTLNPSVNCHAQDAEFNSSSDQNEMKIPSELISHCLATLLMIQKCTERQFPPADVAQVLDSAVTSLQPFCSKNLPIYGEIQKCMGIIRNQILALIPT
- the LOC112723059 gene encoding protein ALWAYS EARLY 3 isoform X4 — encoded protein: MAPSKKSKSVNKRFPNVREAASSKEKNAENASKNKQKASPGAQKKRKLADMLGPQWSKEELEHFYEAYRKYGKDWKKVSLAVRNRSVEMVEALYTMNRAYLSLPEGTASVVGLIAMMTDHYSVLGGSDSEKESNEDAEVSKRSQKRLRRKQMNDHKTLEGPFSDHSQSQSVASGDGCLLLLKTRNSGLTPHAVRKRTPRVPISHSIGKDNAEKLFSSARQGRKQMVDTNDVTHKIALALAEASQRGGSSKISASPNKRAAPSPSKKSGKKVKSEIAGSKFCSSDLDGGSSELSLGSTEGDNGDYSRKTVNWISRENTGKGRNREKRVKHTGNNLEPEENLNMHLDEIKEASSGTDDGKNLNFIKSNFSTDFANAKNPSPSSYKGSKKRSKKLQVEKDEASAFDALKTLADLSLMMPVTNADSESSAQVREGNHDVEESKVKMHKATKIERTASSALGKIFSDGAAIPEGEGVYQLNAGIRKRKQKSFSLNNDETHTDSHLSGSQKTKDTDEVKKSMVKGKRSSVSTTYPRQPKLVKSPGKMSSSGNDKREGDDSTSSPIKVSSANQVGQVNKGRPRRKMGKPKPMVEGDPVLSGNIFSSQHNKSCASVQNSSSSPKGKLINCLSSHQARRWCTFEWFYSAIDYPWFSKREFVEYLDHVGLGHVPRLTRIEWGVIRSSLGKPRRFSEQFLIEEKQKLNQYRESVRSHYAEVLAGTKEGLPTDLARPLIVGQRVIAIHPKTREIHNGSILTVDHCRCLVQFDQRELGAEFVMDIDCMPMYPFENMPTSMARHNIAHCRINETFNDLRLNGKLKQEIIADHTILSPSENIDTTKGLHILPTKHGSSTLSNQGVSPNSKSQVKAMCNQICNAQQAPSLQPLPFEHVHSKEADISAISELTRALDKKVMNDGVSESQKYGDNSLKDSEPFKRSYASLIKHLTEVNEQVSSALFRLRQRNTYQGSTTELSLKPIANYDDPGGQASSSNCSACHNQESIPLGHIAEIVESSRRKARAMVVQATQAMSIFMKTDSKVEKIEDAINFINNQLSVDDPAAPATNSLPADSIHVTLASQDQLTGNTLNPSVNCHAQDAEFNSSSDQNEMKIPSELISHCLATLLMIQKCTERQFPPADVAQVLDSAVTSLQPFCSKNLPIYGEIQKCMGIIRNQILALIPT
- the LOC112723059 gene encoding protein ALWAYS EARLY 3 isoform X3; translation: MAPSKKSKSVNKRFPNVREAASSKEKNAENASKNKQKASPGAQKKRKLADMLGPQWSKEELEHFYEAYRKYGKDWKKVSLAVRNRSVEMVEALYTMNRAYLSLPEGTASVVGLIAMMTDHYSVLGGSDSEKESNEDAEVSKRSQKRLRRKQMNDHKTLEGPFSDHSQSQSVASGDGCLLLLKTRNSGLTPHAVRKRTPRVPISHSIGKDNAEKLFSSARQGRKQMVDTNDVTHKIALALAEASQRGGSSKISASPNKRAAPSPSKKSGKKVKSEIAGSKFCSSDLDGGSSELSLGSTEGDNGDYSRKTVNWISRENTGKGRNREKRVKHTGNNLEPEENLNMHLDEIKEASSGTDDGKNLNFIKSNFSTDFANAKNPSPSSYKGSKKRSKKLQVEKDEASAFDALKTLADLSLMMPVTNADSESSAQVREGNHDVEESKVKMHKATKIERTASSALGKIFSDGAAIPEGEGVYQLNAGIRKRKQKSFSLNNDETHTDSHLSGSQKTKDTDEVKKSMVKGKRSSVSTTYPRQPKLVKSPGKMSSSGNDKREGDDSTSSPIKVSSANQVGQVNKGRPRRKMGKPKPMVEGDPVLSGNIFSSQHNKSCASVQNSSSSPKGKLINCLSSHQARRWCTFEWFYSAIDYPWFSKREFVEYLDHVGLGHVPRLTRIEWGVIRSSLGKPRRFSEQFLIEEKQKLNQYRESVRSHYAEVLAGTKEGLPTDLARPLIVGQRVIAIHPKTREIHNGSILTVDHCRCLVQFDQRELGAEFVMDIDCMPMYPFENMPTSMARHNIAHCRINETFNDLRLNGKLKQEIIADHTILSPSENIDTTKGLHILPTKHGSSTLSNQGVSPNSKSQVKAMCNQICNAQQAPSLQPLPFEHVHSKEADISAISELTRALDKKELVMSELKVMNDGVSESQKYGDNSLKDSEPFKRSYASLIKHLTEVNEQVSSALFRLRQRNTYQGSTTELSLKPIANYDDPGGQASSSNCSACHNQESIPLGHIAEIVESSRRKARAMVVQATQAMSIFMKTDSKVEKIEDAINFINNQLSVDDPAAPATNSLPADSIHVTLASQDQLTGNTLNPSVNCHAQDAEFNSSSDQNEMKIPSELISHCLATLLMIQKCTERQFPPADVAQVLDSAVTSLQPFCSKNLPIYGEIQKCMGIIRNQILALIPT
- the LOC112723059 gene encoding protein ALWAYS EARLY 3 isoform X1 codes for the protein MPSNSFCSQHQQLQLLLPSSSLVSIICFLSVTLDFIFFLKIPIRSLHRITVTPSIRNFSSLRSIMAPSKKSKSVNKRFPNVREAASSKEKNAENASKNKQKASPGAQKKRKLADMLGPQWSKEELEHFYEAYRKYGKDWKKVSLAVRNRSVEMVEALYTMNRAYLSLPEGTASVVGLIAMMTDHYSVLGGSDSEKESNEDAEVSKRSQKRLRRKQMNDHKTLEGPFSDHSQSQSVASGDGCLLLLKTRNSGLTPHAVRKRTPRVPISHSIGKDNAEKLFSSARQGRKQMVDTNDVTHKIALALAEASQRGGSSKISASPNKRAAPSPSKKSGKKVKSEIAGSKFCSSDLDGGSSELSLGSTEGDNGDYSRKTVNWISRENTGKGRNREKRVKHTGNNLEPEENLNMHLDEIKEASSGTDDGKNLNFIKSNFSTDFANAKNPSPSSYKGSKKRSKKLQVEKDEASAFDALKTLADLSLMMPVTNADSESSAQVREGNHDVEESKVKMHKATKIERTASSALGKIFSDGAAIPEGEGVYQLNAGIRKRKQKSFSLNNDETHTDSHLSGSQKTKDTDEVKKSMVKGKRSSVSTTYPRQPKLVKSPGKMSSSGNDKREGDDSTSSPIKVSSANQVGQVNKGRPRRKMGKPKPMVEGDPVLSGNIFSSQHNKSCASVQNSSSSPKGKLINCLSSHQARRWCTFEWFYSAIDYPWFSKREFVEYLDHVGLGHVPRLTRIEWGVIRSSLGKPRRFSEQFLIEEKQKLNQYRESVRSHYAEVLAGTKEGLPTDLARPLIVGQRVIAIHPKTREIHNGSILTVDHCRCLVQFDQRELGAEFVMDIDCMPMYPFENMPTSMARHNIAHCRINETFNDLRLNGKLKQEIIADHTILSPSENIDTTKGLHILPTKHGSSTLSNQGVSPNSKSQVKAMCNQICNAQQAPSLQPLPFEHVHSKEADISAISELTRALDKKELVMSELKVMNDGVSESQKYGDNSLKDSEPFKRSYASLIKHLTEVNEQVSSALFRLRQRNTYQGSTTELSLKPIANYDDPGGQASSSNCSACHNQESIPLGHIAEIVESSRRKARAMVVQATQAMSIFMKTDSKVEKIEDAINFINNQLSVDDPAAPATNSLPADSIHVTLASQDQLTGNTLNPSVNCHAQDAEFNSSSDQNEMKIPSELISHCLATLLMIQKCTERQFPPADVAQVLDSAVTSLQPFCSKNLPIYGEIQKCMGIIRNQILALIPT